Proteins from a genomic interval of Methanoplanus endosymbiosus:
- a CDS encoding DNA adenine methylase — translation MSASKQQQITDAGEDHHLTNSEYSEIPVDFRNSEEENRDLCNNNNYHHDDHNNNLPMNNNCRKNHPFPATRYQGSKAKISGWIWESIKDIEFDTVLDAFGGTGCISHMLKRKDKTVTYNDILKFNHIIGKALIENDNITLTGPDIEILLRKDEKREYPAFIQENFRDIFYLDAENAWLDMVIKNISHLDGEYKQSLAYFALFQSCIIKRPYNLFHRANLNVRTSDVKRSFGNKTTWDRPFEELFIKFITEANNAVFSNKKPCRSINCDAQKIPENNYDLIYIDTPYISSKGVGVDYIDFYHFLEGMTDYETWENKILKRYKHLPIDGRGENVWADKKRIYGAFEDLIRKYKDSVLIISYRSDGIPTEDEIRNLLNKYKGSVCEVRNTDYRYALSNKKTSEILFIAE, via the coding sequence ATGTCAGCCTCAAAACAGCAGCAGATTACAGATGCCGGAGAAGATCATCACCTCACAAACTCAGAATATTCTGAGATTCCGGTAGATTTTAGAAATTCCGAAGAGGAAAACAGAGATTTGTGCAACAATAATAATTACCATCATGATGATCACAATAATAATTTACCCATGAATAATAATTGCAGGAAGAACCATCCATTCCCAGCCACCCGATACCAGGGATCAAAGGCAAAGATTTCCGGATGGATCTGGGAGAGCATAAAAGACATAGAATTTGATACCGTACTTGACGCATTCGGCGGTACAGGCTGCATATCCCATATGCTGAAGAGAAAGGATAAGACTGTCACATACAACGACATCCTGAAATTCAATCATATAATCGGAAAGGCACTGATTGAAAATGATAATATAACACTGACCGGCCCGGATATTGAAATTCTGCTCAGAAAGGATGAGAAGAGAGAATATCCAGCTTTTATTCAGGAGAATTTCAGGGATATATTTTACCTTGACGCTGAGAATGCCTGGCTGGATATGGTGATTAAAAATATCAGCCACCTTGACGGCGAATATAAACAGTCCCTTGCATATTTTGCCCTGTTTCAGTCATGTATAATAAAAAGGCCGTACAATCTCTTCCACCGGGCAAACCTCAATGTCAGAACATCAGACGTAAAGCGTAGTTTTGGCAACAAAACAACATGGGACAGACCATTTGAAGAACTATTCATAAAATTCATAACAGAAGCAAATAATGCAGTATTCAGCAATAAAAAGCCGTGCAGATCCATAAACTGTGACGCACAAAAAATTCCGGAAAACAATTATGACCTCATATATATCGACACACCATACATATCCTCCAAAGGTGTGGGCGTTGACTATATAGACTTCTATCACTTTCTCGAAGGCATGACAGACTATGAGACCTGGGAAAATAAAATACTGAAGAGATATAAACATCTCCCGATAGACGGAAGAGGAGAGAACGTCTGGGCAGACAAAAAGAGAATCTACGGTGCTTTTGAAGATTTAATCCGGAAATATAAGGACTCAGTGCTTATCATCTCATACAGAAGTGACGGCATACCTACAGAAGATGAGATAAGAAATCTGCTGAATAAATATAAAGGAAGTGTCTGTGAGGTCAGAAATACGGATTACAGATACGCCCTCTCAAACAAAAAGACCTCAGAAATCCTCTTTATTGCTGAATGA
- a CDS encoding 30S ribosomal protein S27ae — MVSRYKYYNVEGDKAEVQKKNCPRCGAGVYMAQHKDRVSCGKCGYTEFNN, encoded by the coding sequence ATGGTGAGCCGCTACAAGTATTACAATGTTGAGGGCGACAAGGCAGAAGTGCAGAAGAAGAACTGCCCACGCTGCGGAGCCGGAGTCTATATGGCTCAGCATAAAGATCGTGTCTCCTGCGGTAAGTGCGGGTACACTGAATTCAACAACTAA
- a CDS encoding 30S ribosomal protein S24e, with amino-acid sequence MEFVFNKEGENKLLNRTELEFVINYEGATPSRKEILGKLCALRNVPVENCVIDSLKSEFGKQEILAKARIYADAEMLKATELDYLVKRNSPEVKAEEEA; translated from the coding sequence ATGGAATTTGTATTCAATAAGGAAGGGGAAAACAAGCTTCTGAACCGCACAGAGCTTGAATTCGTAATTAATTACGAGGGTGCGACACCTTCGAGAAAAGAGATACTCGGTAAACTCTGTGCACTGCGCAATGTTCCGGTTGAAAACTGCGTCATTGATTCACTCAAAAGCGAATTTGGTAAGCAGGAAATCCTCGCAAAGGCACGCATTTATGCAGATGCAGAGATGCTGAAGGCAACTGAGCTTGATTATCTGGTGAAGCGCAACTCACCTGAAGTTAAGGCAGAAGAGGAGGCCTGA